A single window of Caldicellulosiruptor bescii DSM 6725 DNA harbors:
- a CDS encoding M24 family metallopeptidase, giving the protein MVSTRVEKLFKRDESIEAVFVSKKENVRYLSNFKGDESFLLITREGAKYLLTDFRYTEQAKKEATEFEVVDYKGKLYDTIKDLMVSHNISKLFIEGYHLPFLFVSEMKEKLEHRVCALSFSLDEIRAVKDDEEIEKIKKAVEIADRAFEHILKFIKPGISENDVVAELNYFILKNGAKGFSFEPIVASGKRSSLPHGVATDKKIEAGDTVTIDFGCNFDGYMSDMTRTVFVGKVESQMVKVYHIVKEAQQKAEEFIKEGLKANEVDKIARDYIGSFGYMEKFGHSLGHGVGLEIHELPRLSPKSEMVLEENMVVTIEPGIYIEDFGGVRIEDIVVVKSGGCEILTKSTKELIVI; this is encoded by the coding sequence ATGGTTAGCACAAGAGTTGAAAAACTGTTCAAAAGAGATGAGAGTATCGAAGCAGTTTTTGTGTCCAAAAAAGAAAATGTCAGATACCTTAGCAATTTCAAAGGCGATGAAAGCTTCCTGCTTATTACAAGAGAAGGAGCAAAGTATCTTCTGACAGACTTTAGGTATACCGAGCAGGCAAAAAAAGAAGCAACTGAATTTGAAGTTGTTGACTACAAAGGAAAACTTTATGATACTATAAAAGACTTGATGGTATCGCATAACATTTCAAAGCTTTTTATTGAAGGGTATCATCTGCCGTTTTTGTTTGTGAGTGAGATGAAAGAAAAGCTTGAACACAGGGTATGTGCACTTTCGTTTTCTTTGGATGAAATAAGAGCTGTTAAAGATGATGAAGAGATAGAGAAAATAAAAAAAGCTGTTGAGATTGCTGACAGAGCATTTGAGCACATCTTAAAGTTCATAAAGCCGGGTATTTCAGAAAATGACGTGGTTGCAGAGCTCAACTACTTTATACTGAAAAACGGTGCAAAAGGCTTTTCATTTGAACCTATAGTTGCCTCTGGGAAAAGAAGCTCTTTGCCCCACGGCGTCGCAACAGACAAAAAGATTGAAGCTGGCGATACTGTTACAATTGACTTTGGATGCAACTTTGACGGCTACATGTCTGATATGACAAGGACGGTATTTGTAGGGAAAGTGGAAAGTCAGATGGTAAAGGTATACCATATAGTAAAGGAAGCTCAGCAAAAGGCAGAAGAGTTTATAAAAGAGGGCTTAAAGGCAAACGAAGTTGACAAGATTGCCCGTGACTATATAGGCTCTTTTGGTTATATGGAAAAGTTTGGACACTCTTTGGGACATGGTGTTGGACTTGAAATTCACGAACTTCCAAGGCTTTCACCAAAGTCTGAGATGGTTTTAGAAGAAAATATGGTTGTAACGATAGAGCCGGGCATTTATATTGAGGATTTTGGAGGTGTGAGGATAGAAGATATAGTTGTTGTGAAAAGTGGTGGATGTGAGATTTTGACAAAGTCGACAAAGGAGCTAATTGTAATTTAG
- the trpD gene encoding anthranilate phosphoribosyltransferase codes for MLIDVLELVTNKKDLEYDQVKNLLDNILEGELDEIKFGAFLAALKTKGETEKEISAFVDAFYDKAKKLNFDHPATIDTCGTGGDGKGTFNISTAAAIVLSCFDVKVAKHGNRSITSNSGSADILEKLGIDIQAEEDKILKGLEKLNFAFLFAPLYHPAMKKVANLRRSLGIRTVFNILGPLLNPVPLKYQVVGTFSFDAQDKVASVLRGNRKKAAVIHSLDGLDEISISQKTRVLEIQDKNIKEYYIDPKDYGIKFDTNSIRGFSPEENARILISVLEGEKSPYFWAVVLNCGFALYICEVAKDVEEGIKLSSKAIESKKAYLKLKELRQFYKSGV; via the coding sequence ATGCTCATCGATGTGCTTGAGCTTGTGACAAACAAAAAGGATTTAGAATATGACCAGGTAAAAAATCTTCTTGACAACATCTTGGAAGGAGAACTTGATGAGATAAAGTTTGGCGCATTTTTGGCAGCGCTAAAAACAAAGGGTGAAACAGAAAAAGAAATTTCGGCATTTGTTGATGCTTTTTATGACAAGGCAAAAAAACTTAATTTTGACCATCCAGCTACAATTGATACATGTGGAACAGGTGGCGATGGAAAAGGCACATTTAACATCTCAACAGCTGCAGCTATTGTCCTTAGCTGTTTTGACGTAAAAGTAGCAAAACACGGTAACAGAAGCATTACAAGCAACTCAGGCTCAGCTGATATCTTAGAAAAACTTGGAATTGATATTCAAGCTGAGGAAGATAAAATTTTAAAAGGGCTTGAGAAACTCAACTTTGCGTTTTTATTTGCACCACTGTATCATCCTGCTATGAAAAAGGTTGCAAATTTAAGAAGATCACTTGGTATCAGAACTGTTTTTAACATCTTAGGTCCCCTTTTGAACCCTGTACCACTTAAATATCAGGTTGTTGGGACATTCAGCTTTGATGCGCAGGATAAAGTGGCTTCTGTGTTAAGAGGTAACAGAAAAAAAGCTGCTGTCATACATAGTCTTGACGGACTTGACGAGATTTCCATTTCTCAAAAGACAAGGGTGCTTGAGATACAAGACAAGAATATCAAAGAATATTATATTGACCCAAAAGACTATGGAATTAAATTTGATACAAACTCAATCAGAGGCTTTTCGCCTGAAGAAAATGCAAGGATTTTGATAAGTGTGCTTGAGGGAGAAAAGTCGCCTTATTTTTGGGCTGTTGTTTTGAATTGTGGATTTGCACTTTACATTTGTGAGGTTGCAAAAGATGTTGAAGAAGGAATTAAGCTTTCCTCAAAAGCAATCGAGAGCAAAAAAGCTTATTTAAAGCTCAAAGAGCTTAGGCAGTTTTATAAATCGGGAGTGTAA
- the aroQ gene encoding type II 3-dehydroquinate dehydratase — translation MKKVLVINGPNLNLLGIREKNIYGSVSYEDVLKSISRKAQELGFEVEFFQSNHEGEIIDKIHRAYFEKVDAIIINPGAYTHYSYAIHDAIKAVNIPTIEVHISNIHAREEFRHKSVIAPACTGQISGFGIKSYIIALYALKEILD, via the coding sequence ATGAAAAAGGTCTTGGTCATAAACGGCCCAAATCTTAATCTTCTTGGAATAAGAGAAAAAAATATATATGGCAGCGTATCATACGAAGATGTCCTCAAATCTATTTCACGAAAAGCACAGGAACTTGGATTTGAAGTTGAGTTTTTTCAATCAAACCATGAAGGAGAAATAATAGATAAAATCCATAGAGCATATTTTGAAAAGGTTGATGCTATTATAATAAACCCAGGTGCTTATACTCACTATAGCTATGCAATCCATGATGCAATAAAAGCTGTAAACATTCCCACGATTGAAGTGCACATTTCCAACATTCATGCAAGAGAGGAGTTCAGACACAAAAGTGTGATTGCTCCTGCTTGCACAGGTCAAATCTCAGGTTTTGGCATCAAAAGCTATATAATAGCACTTTATGCTTTGAAAGAAATTTTAGACTAA
- a CDS encoding TIM barrel protein, producing MIRFGPAGNSQSFYDAGYKSSVDAPKWLKSIGLSAYEYQCNKGVNISKEKARQIGQEAQKYDILVSIHAPYYINFGSQEEEKLQKSKEYIYECVEVAKEMKAQRIVFHPGSCAKVKRSLAFETAKKAILEVVNVLKEMHVDGIFLCPETMGKKNNLGSSDEIIEICKMDEMLLPTIDFGHINAFEGGSLKTEEDFENLLKKFIDQLGYERMKYFHSHFSRIEYTSQGEKKHWNYEDKQFEPDFEPLAEALCKLKLEPVIICESKDYMAEDALVLKKIYQETLEKRM from the coding sequence ATGATAAGATTTGGTCCTGCAGGAAACTCTCAGAGTTTTTACGATGCTGGTTATAAATCAAGCGTTGATGCGCCAAAGTGGCTAAAATCAATAGGTCTTTCTGCTTATGAGTACCAGTGTAACAAAGGGGTGAATATTTCGAAAGAAAAGGCAAGACAGATTGGTCAGGAAGCGCAAAAGTACGATATACTTGTCTCCATCCACGCACCTTACTATATAAACTTTGGCAGCCAAGAAGAAGAAAAGCTGCAAAAGTCAAAAGAGTACATCTATGAATGTGTAGAAGTTGCAAAGGAGATGAAAGCGCAAAGGATTGTATTTCATCCCGGTTCGTGCGCAAAGGTAAAAAGAAGCTTGGCTTTTGAAACAGCCAAAAAAGCAATATTGGAAGTTGTAAATGTGTTAAAAGAAATGCATGTAGATGGAATTTTTTTGTGTCCGGAAACAATGGGAAAGAAAAACAATCTTGGCAGTAGCGATGAGATAATAGAAATTTGCAAAATGGACGAGATGCTGCTTCCAACCATTGATTTTGGGCACATAAATGCTTTCGAAGGCGGCAGCTTGAAGACAGAAGAGGATTTTGAAAATTTACTCAAGAAATTTATTGACCAGCTTGGATATGAGAGGATGAAATATTTTCACAGCCATTTTAGCAGGATAGAATATACATCACAGGGTGAGAAAAAACACTGGAACTATGAAGACAAACAGTTTGAGCCTGACTTTGAACCACTGGCAGAGGCTCTTTGCAAGCTAAAGCTTGAACCTGTGATAATCTGTGAATCAAAAGACTATATGGCAGAGGATGCTCTTGTTCTAAAAAAAATATATCAAGAGACTTTGGAAAAGAGGATGTGA
- a CDS encoding anthranilate synthase component II — protein MILLIDNYDSFTFNLYQMIASKTKVLVFRNNKVTVDTIKKLNPAGIIISPGPGSPKDAGVSKEVVNTFAGSIPILGVCLGHQVIGECFGARITHAKTIYHGMRSRVDLLESGKRSRLFKGVPERFFAGRYHSLVVEKSSSLKQLEIAAVSEDDEVMSLVNDNLRVYGIQFHPESILTPDGETIIQNFLEICYDGVGKDAHRCA, from the coding sequence ATGATATTGTTAATAGATAACTATGACTCTTTTACGTTTAATCTTTACCAGATGATTGCAAGCAAAACAAAAGTTTTGGTGTTCAGGAACAACAAGGTTACAGTTGATACAATAAAAAAGTTAAATCCGGCGGGTATAATAATTTCTCCAGGTCCTGGCAGTCCAAAAGATGCGGGTGTAAGCAAAGAGGTTGTAAATACATTTGCGGGTAGTATTCCAATCTTGGGTGTGTGTCTTGGTCATCAGGTGATTGGAGAATGTTTCGGGGCACGAATTACTCATGCAAAAACAATTTACCATGGAATGAGATCGAGGGTTGACTTGCTTGAAAGCGGTAAAAGAAGCAGGCTTTTTAAAGGTGTGCCAGAGAGATTTTTTGCAGGAAGGTACCATTCACTTGTGGTTGAGAAATCTTCGTCTTTAAAACAGCTTGAGATAGCTGCTGTGAGTGAAGATGATGAGGTCATGTCCTTGGTAAATGATAACTTGAGAGTCTATGGGATTCAGTTTCATCCTGAGTCAATCCTGACTCCTGATGGCGAGACAATTATTCAAAACTTTTTAGAAATATGCTATGATGGGGTGGGAAAAGATGCTCATCGATGTGCTTGA
- the trpA gene encoding tryptophan synthase subunit alpha, producing the protein MNFIDERFERLKKEGKKAFIGYVTFGYPTFEETLWFIKLVYSYVDILEIGFPFSDPIADGEIIQKASIKALSEGVKLSHLFESIEKFKKDKPVVLMLYANTVYKRGIDRFFESCKACGVDGVIIPDVSFEESFEFKEVAEKFGIVYIDLVSISSLERAKMIGRQSRGFLYCVSRKGVTGFKGQIDDRIFTFLKELKTVTSTPLAVGFGIKSKEDVQKFKDLADGIVIGSAIITKIDEGKDKLEDFLKEISESLKDK; encoded by the coding sequence ATGAATTTTATAGATGAAAGATTTGAAAGGCTAAAAAAAGAGGGAAAAAAAGCTTTCATAGGCTATGTTACGTTTGGGTATCCAACTTTTGAAGAAACACTTTGGTTTATAAAGCTTGTATATTCATATGTAGACATTTTAGAGATTGGTTTTCCTTTTTCTGACCCTATTGCAGATGGAGAAATTATTCAAAAAGCTTCTATAAAAGCTCTCAGTGAAGGTGTCAAATTGAGCCACCTTTTTGAAAGCATTGAAAAGTTTAAAAAAGATAAGCCGGTTGTGCTAATGTTGTATGCAAACACAGTTTACAAAAGGGGAATTGATAGATTTTTTGAAAGTTGCAAAGCTTGCGGTGTGGATGGCGTGATAATCCCAGATGTTTCGTTTGAAGAGAGCTTTGAGTTCAAAGAAGTAGCTGAAAAGTTTGGTATTGTCTATATTGACCTTGTATCAATATCTTCTCTTGAGAGAGCCAAGATGATAGGTAGGCAGAGCCGTGGTTTTTTGTATTGTGTTTCAAGAAAAGGTGTGACAGGTTTCAAAGGGCAGATTGATGATAGGATTTTTACTTTTCTAAAAGAACTAAAAACCGTTACCTCAACACCTTTAGCAGTTGGATTTGGTATAAAGAGTAAAGAAGATGTGCAAAAGTTCAAAGACCTTGCAGATGGTATTGTCATTGGAAGTGCAATAATCACAAAGATAGATGAAGGAAAAGACAAACTTGAAGATTTTTTGAAAGAAATCTCAGAAAGTCTAAAAGACAAATAA
- a CDS encoding phosphoribosylanthranilate isomerase, which produces MIVKFCGLKRLVDIEMCNKLQPDMIGLIFAQSPRKVEKDLAKEMVLTKSPSIKSVGVFKDQNISEVIKIATYLQLDFVQLHGKENYGYIKHLKDLGFRVIKAIEVERQQDLIEAKRYTEIADFVLLDRPKGSGLDITEVAKLADFDYIIAGGITPENIDKYLNLNPIGIDISSGIETDGYKDFIKMKKIIDKVNKYKVGETKNG; this is translated from the coding sequence ATGATAGTAAAGTTTTGTGGGCTAAAGAGGCTTGTTGACATTGAGATGTGCAATAAACTTCAGCCTGATATGATAGGCTTAATATTTGCTCAAAGTCCAAGAAAGGTTGAAAAGGACCTTGCAAAAGAGATGGTTTTAACAAAAAGTCCTTCAATAAAATCAGTGGGGGTTTTTAAAGACCAGAACATATCAGAGGTTATAAAAATAGCGACTTATCTTCAACTTGACTTTGTGCAGCTGCACGGCAAAGAAAATTATGGATATATAAAGCATTTGAAAGACCTTGGATTTAGGGTCATAAAGGCTATTGAAGTTGAAAGACAACAAGATTTAATAGAAGCTAAACGCTATACAGAAATAGCTGACTTTGTGCTTCTTGACAGACCCAAAGGCAGTGGTTTGGATATCACAGAGGTTGCAAAACTTGCTGACTTTGATTATATCATTGCGGGTGGAATAACACCTGAAAATATAGATAAATACCTAAATCTAAATCCAATTGGGATTGACATCAGCTCAGGAATTGAGACAGATGGTTACAAGGATTTTATAAAGATGAAAAAGATTATTGATAAGGTAAACAAATACAAGGTTGGTGAAACAAAAAATGGATAG
- a CDS encoding shikimate kinase — MKNIVLTGFMGSGKTTIGKLIAEKLDIELIDTDSEVIKEFGMTIDKIFEVHGEKKFREVETKVIERVSKLENVVISTGGGVVLNPENVKLLRENGVIYFLYAPAESILKRLKDDDTRPLLKNGDKLSNIIRLLNMRMPFYKNCDFEINTDILTPELAAEKIISIHLAKESKR, encoded by the coding sequence ATGAAAAATATTGTGCTCACAGGTTTTATGGGAAGTGGTAAAACAACCATAGGAAAATTAATTGCCGAAAAACTCGATATAGAGCTTATTGACACAGACTCAGAGGTAATAAAAGAGTTTGGTATGACAATTGACAAGATATTTGAAGTGCACGGTGAGAAAAAATTCAGAGAGGTCGAAACAAAGGTAATTGAGAGAGTTTCAAAGCTTGAAAATGTTGTTATCTCAACAGGTGGAGGAGTTGTTTTAAATCCCGAAAACGTAAAGCTTTTGAGAGAAAACGGGGTAATATATTTTTTGTATGCCCCAGCCGAAAGTATTCTCAAAAGGCTAAAAGACGATGATACAAGACCTCTCTTGAAAAATGGTGATAAGCTCAGCAACATCATCAGGCTTTTGAACATGAGAATGCCATTTTATAAAAACTGCGATTTTGAAATAAACACAGACATACTCACTCCAGAGCTTGCAGCAGAAAAGATAATTTCAATTCACTTAGCAAAGGAGAGTAAAAGATGA
- the trpB gene encoding tryptophan synthase subunit beta, with product MDRYFGRFGGMYAPETLMPALLEIEEEFCKLVKDENFLSEYEYYLKNYVGRPSPLYFAKNLSEHLGVKIYLKREDLNHTGAHKINNCIGQALLAKHMGKKRLIAETGAGQHGVATATVAALFGMECEIFMGEEDAKRQFHNVQRMKMLGSKVRVVSKGSKTLKDAINEAMRDWSETFEYTFYLFGTAAGPHPFPTIVKYFQSVIGKETKDQIIKLEGRLPDYIFACVGGGSNAIGIFSAFLEDHEVKLIGVEGAGEGIHTGKTAATLCSGSVGILHGAKTYILQDEEGQILNTHSISAGLDYPGVGPEHAYLKETGRVEYVGATDKEAVDAFLLLTRLEGIIPALESSHALGEVIKRAKMGLFKTSDIVVVNLSGRGDKDINTVLELWKDDEL from the coding sequence ATGGATAGGTATTTTGGAAGGTTTGGTGGAATGTATGCACCAGAAACTCTTATGCCAGCTCTTTTAGAGATAGAAGAAGAGTTTTGCAAGCTTGTGAAAGATGAAAATTTTCTCTCTGAATATGAGTACTATCTCAAAAACTATGTTGGAAGACCATCGCCACTTTACTTTGCCAAAAACTTGAGCGAGCATCTTGGAGTCAAAATATATCTCAAAAGAGAAGACCTGAACCACACCGGTGCACACAAGATAAACAACTGCATTGGCCAGGCACTTTTGGCAAAGCATATGGGTAAAAAAAGACTTATTGCCGAGACAGGAGCTGGTCAGCACGGTGTTGCAACAGCTACAGTTGCTGCTCTTTTTGGGATGGAATGCGAGATATTTATGGGTGAAGAGGATGCAAAAAGGCAGTTTCATAACGTGCAGAGGATGAAAATGCTTGGCAGTAAGGTAAGAGTAGTTAGCAAGGGAAGCAAGACATTAAAAGATGCAATAAACGAGGCAATGCGTGACTGGAGCGAGACCTTTGAATATACCTTTTATCTTTTTGGTACAGCTGCAGGACCTCATCCGTTCCCAACAATTGTAAAATACTTTCAGAGTGTGATTGGAAAAGAGACAAAAGATCAGATAATAAAGCTTGAAGGAAGGCTTCCAGACTATATCTTTGCGTGTGTGGGTGGTGGTTCTAACGCAATTGGTATCTTCTCAGCGTTTTTGGAAGATCATGAGGTAAAGCTTATTGGTGTTGAGGGTGCAGGAGAGGGAATACATACAGGCAAAACGGCTGCGACGCTATGTAGTGGGTCTGTTGGAATCTTGCATGGTGCTAAAACGTATATTTTACAGGATGAAGAAGGGCAAATTCTAAACACACATTCGATCTCAGCAGGACTTGACTACCCGGGTGTTGGACCAGAACATGCGTATTTGAAAGAGACAGGAAGGGTTGAGTATGTGGGGGCTACTGATAAAGAAGCTGTGGATGCATTTTTGTTGCTTACAAGGCTTGAAGGGATAATTCCAGCGCTGGAGTCGAGCCATGCCCTTGGAGAGGTTATTAAAAGGGCAAAGATGGGACTGTTCAAAACCAGTGACATTGTTGTTGTGAACCTTTCTGGAAGAGGTGATAAGGATATAAATACAGTCCTTGAGCTTTGGAAGGATGATGAACTATGA
- the sigY gene encoding RNA polymerase sigma factor SigY: MDEKRLIEEAKKGNKEALYKLIENNLNILSGFVTKMTQDYHFAQDVVQETLLRAIMNIDKFSPDAKFSTWLIKISINVYKDFLRKNKRYTYLDDSYKDYMQDVEHAAISNSEYKDICSAILSLDYKFRAVFILKHFYGYKYKEIAKILNCPVGTVRSRLHFAIKFLIKELEKKGVLESESKKE, encoded by the coding sequence GTGGATGAAAAAAGGTTAATAGAAGAGGCAAAGAAAGGAAACAAAGAAGCTCTCTACAAGCTCATTGAAAATAACTTAAATATTCTCTCAGGTTTTGTGACGAAGATGACTCAAGATTATCATTTTGCCCAGGATGTTGTGCAAGAAACACTTTTACGAGCTATCATGAACATAGATAAGTTCTCACCAGATGCAAAGTTTTCAACATGGCTTATAAAAATCTCTATAAATGTGTACAAGGACTTTTTAAGAAAAAATAAAAGATATACCTACTTAGATGACTCATACAAAGATTATATGCAGGACGTAGAACATGCTGCCATATCAAACAGTGAATACAAAGACATCTGTAGTGCTATTTTGTCGCTTGACTATAAATTCAGGGCTGTTTTTATTCTAAAACATTTTTATGGATATAAATACAAAGAAATTGCCAAAATTTTGAACTGTCCTGTCGGGACAGTAAGGTCAAGGCTCCATTTTGCCATAAAGTTTCTGATAAAAGAGCTTGAAAAGAAAGGAGTGCTGGAAAGTGAAAGCAAAAAAGAATGA
- a CDS encoding PLD nuclease N-terminal domain-containing protein, protein MLGNMDMEEMLKLLAPVIVLQFVLMIFCLVKLKNDKVKYLPKWTWALIIIIFNFVGPIVYLLLGRERD, encoded by the coding sequence ATGCTCGGAAATATGGATATGGAAGAAATGCTAAAATTACTTGCACCTGTAATTGTTCTGCAGTTTGTTCTTATGATTTTCTGTCTTGTTAAGTTGAAAAATGACAAAGTAAAATACCTTCCAAAATGGACATGGGCACTAATAATAATTATTTTCAACTTTGTAGGTCCTATAGTTTACCTGCTACTCGGAAGAGAGCGTGATTAG
- the trpC gene encoding indole-3-glycerol phosphate synthase TrpC: MSVLERILSYKKEEVERCKNLIPVEKMKKLAVEKIKGGYLENKFKRIFKKDKFCIIGEIKRASPSEGVISEDANAKAIAKMYENLGFFAISVLTERFFFKGSEQDLMEVKKEVSLPVLRKDFIIDIWQLYQTKMIGADAALLITKALSEKQLAIFIKILEILDIVPLVEVENEYEIEKALKCGAKLIGINNRNLDDLSIDITKTERLLKYIPKEVAVISESGIKTKEDFDYILSLGIDGCLIGTSFMKSQNPLEIIGDRI; encoded by the coding sequence ATGAGTGTGCTTGAGCGTATCTTGAGCTATAAAAAAGAAGAGGTAGAAAGGTGCAAAAATCTCATACCTGTTGAGAAAATGAAGAAACTTGCAGTTGAGAAGATTAAAGGTGGCTATTTAGAAAACAAGTTCAAAAGAATATTCAAAAAAGATAAATTCTGTATAATTGGTGAAATAAAAAGAGCATCACCTTCGGAGGGTGTAATATCAGAGGATGCCAATGCAAAAGCAATAGCAAAGATGTATGAAAATTTAGGGTTTTTTGCTATATCAGTTTTGACAGAAAGATTTTTTTTCAAGGGTTCGGAACAAGATTTGATGGAAGTAAAAAAAGAGGTATCTCTGCCCGTGTTAAGAAAAGACTTTATCATTGATATCTGGCAGCTTTACCAGACAAAGATGATAGGCGCAGATGCAGCTTTGCTTATCACAAAAGCTTTGTCAGAGAAACAGCTTGCAATATTCATCAAAATTTTAGAAATTCTTGATATTGTCCCGCTTGTTGAGGTTGAAAATGAGTATGAAATTGAAAAAGCTTTAAAGTGTGGTGCAAAACTCATAGGAATTAACAACAGAAACCTGGATGATTTGTCTATCGACATAACAAAGACAGAAAGGCTTTTGAAGTATATTCCAAAAGAAGTTGCTGTGATAAGCGAAAGTGGAATTAAGACAAAAGAGGATTTTGACTATATTCTCTCACTTGGTATTGATGGATGTTTGATAGGGACATCTTTTATGAAATCGCAAAATCCGCTTGAAATAATTGGTGATAGGATATGA
- a CDS encoding anthranilate synthase component I family protein: MEKVANVRPDSSSGLFCYHDIRNSIPFFEEYSNDSIDLSNIDFDSIEGDFFFFENSQMAAFCTDRLLCITVYHDRTEIDFEGTIDVFYGDVSAMLDSILEILIQKNAYITCQFNYHAVNLLEDIYSADSPYIVLNVYRKNVLVDKLTGKKTLLVSKESEKDAEVDFKRYQRSLFDVKSNVVFSTPKEYFISTVKQAKEDIRNGEIFQIVLSQIILVKSNISTNHLFYTMKERNPSEYSIVINNEESQVICFSPETLIKKKGNTVKTFPIAGTYRINEGDDVAQKKIEILKDKKEISEHVMLVDLARNDLGRISKPGTVKVEEYLRIKRLYNLIHIYSVVTGELEEKSLTKTILSVFPAGTLTGAPKIRAMQLIEKYERQRRDLYGGAIGYIYKDQFDLAIAIRMAVKDKKESIIKLQSGAGIVNLSVPENEYQECLTKLRAFLRIMEVNEDDIVNR, translated from the coding sequence ATGGAAAAGGTGGCAAACGTGCGCCCCGATAGCTCATCGGGGCTTTTTTGTTATCATGATATTAGAAATAGTATACCTTTCTTTGAAGAATATTCAAACGATTCAATTGACCTATCAAATATAGATTTTGATTCAATCGAGGGGGATTTCTTTTTCTTTGAAAATTCCCAGATGGCAGCATTTTGCACTGATAGGTTGTTATGTATCACAGTTTACCATGACAGGACCGAGATTGATTTTGAAGGGACTATAGATGTTTTCTATGGCGATGTTTCTGCAATGCTTGATAGCATATTGGAAATCTTAATTCAAAAGAATGCTTATATCACCTGTCAATTTAACTATCATGCAGTAAATTTGTTAGAAGACATATATTCTGCTGACAGTCCCTATATAGTTCTAAATGTTTACAGAAAAAATGTACTTGTTGATAAACTTACAGGCAAGAAAACTCTTTTGGTGAGCAAGGAATCTGAAAAAGATGCAGAGGTAGATTTTAAGAGGTACCAGAGAAGTTTGTTTGATGTAAAAAGCAATGTGGTCTTTTCAACACCAAAAGAGTACTTTATCAGCACAGTCAAGCAGGCAAAAGAGGATATCAGAAATGGTGAGATTTTTCAGATTGTTCTGTCTCAGATAATATTGGTCAAAAGCAATATATCAACAAACCATCTTTTTTACACAATGAAAGAGAGAAATCCTTCAGAGTACAGCATTGTGATAAACAATGAAGAAAGCCAAGTGATTTGTTTTTCGCCAGAGACTCTTATAAAGAAAAAAGGAAACACAGTAAAGACATTTCCAATTGCAGGAACGTACAGGATAAACGAAGGCGATGATGTTGCCCAGAAAAAGATTGAGATACTGAAAGACAAGAAAGAGATAAGTGAACATGTCATGCTTGTTGACCTTGCGCGAAATGATCTTGGAAGGATTTCAAAACCCGGGACTGTAAAAGTAGAAGAGTACTTGAGAATAAAAAGGCTTTATAATCTCATTCATATATATTCAGTTGTTACAGGTGAACTTGAAGAAAAGAGCCTCACAAAAACGATACTATCTGTTTTTCCGGCCGGGACGCTGACCGGCGCACCCAAGATAAGAGCTATGCAGCTAATTGAAAAGTACGAAAGGCAGAGAAGAGATCTTTACGGAGGAGCAATTGGATATATCTACAAAGACCAGTTTGACCTTGCCATAGCTATAAGAATGGCTGTGAAGGACAAAAAGGAAAGCATTATCAAGCTTCAAAGTGGTGCGGGAATTGTAAATTTGTCAGTGCCTGAGAATGAGTATCAGGAGTGTTTGACCAAGCTCAGAGCGTTTTTGAGGATAATGGAGGTGAATGAGGATGATATTGTTAATAGATAA